A DNA window from Maribellus comscasis contains the following coding sequences:
- a CDS encoding AI-2E family transporter, with amino-acid sequence METSKKIYIFLIVITVVVVLIYAQSIIIPFILAILFWFMIRVIKKILSKVKFIRRWPKWILTLISSILLLSFLVFAVEMISANIQHISKTLPVYEKNVNKITQSINEQFDVDLMTMLNDFAKDLNFGDILSKIFSALTGVFGDAFTVLLYLVFLLLEEPIFPKKVKAMYPDKKRYDQVNEMIDKIDHSIGNYIALKTLVSLLTGFLSYFVLLLIGIDAPLFWAFLIFILNFIPTIGSLIATIFPAIFAILQFGEFTPGLLVLAIVGAIQLIVGNLVEPRVMGNTLNISPLVVFLTLSLWGVMWGVIGMLLSVPITVILIIIMSEFPGTRPFAILLSQKGNIKIPADPK; translated from the coding sequence ATGGAAACATCGAAAAAAATTTACATTTTTCTTATTGTAATAACAGTGGTTGTGGTATTAATTTATGCCCAATCGATTATTATCCCTTTCATTCTGGCCATTCTGTTCTGGTTTATGATAAGGGTTATAAAAAAAATCCTGTCGAAAGTTAAATTTATAAGGCGCTGGCCAAAATGGATTCTGACTCTTATTTCCTCGATACTGTTGTTGAGTTTTCTGGTTTTCGCCGTAGAAATGATTTCAGCCAATATTCAGCACATATCAAAAACCCTCCCTGTTTATGAAAAGAATGTGAACAAAATCACCCAGTCGATAAACGAACAGTTTGATGTGGACCTGATGACGATGTTAAATGATTTTGCTAAAGATCTGAACTTTGGAGATATTTTGTCCAAAATATTCTCAGCTCTTACCGGCGTATTTGGCGATGCGTTTACAGTGCTCCTTTACCTGGTTTTTCTTTTGCTGGAGGAACCCATTTTCCCCAAAAAGGTTAAGGCCATGTATCCGGATAAAAAGCGATATGACCAGGTAAATGAAATGATTGACAAAATAGACCATTCCATTGGTAATTATATTGCATTAAAAACTCTGGTAAGTTTGCTTACCGGATTTTTAAGCTACTTTGTTTTGCTTCTTATTGGTATTGATGCCCCGCTTTTCTGGGCCTTTCTGATTTTTATTTTGAATTTTATTCCTACAATTGGTTCTCTTATAGCTACTATTTTTCCAGCTATCTTTGCTATCCTTCAGTTTGGCGAATTCACTCCCGGTCTGTTGGTTCTGGCAATTGTCGGAGCAATCCAACTGATTGTAGGAAATTTAGTGGAGCCTCGTGTTATGGGGAATACGCTCAATATAAGTCCGTTGGTTGTATTTTTAACGCTTTCACTTTGGGGTGTGATGTGGGGAGTGATTGGTATGTTACTCAGTGTCCCGATAACTGTAATTTTAATTATCATTATGTCTGAATTCCCGGGGACACGTCCGTTTGCAATTTTATTAAGTCAAAAAGGAAATATAAAAATACCCGCAGATCCGAAATAA
- a CDS encoding saccharopine dehydrogenase C-terminal domain-containing protein produces the protein MKKILLFGAGMVAKPIADYLLDHKFELTIASRTKEKADKLIQTRNNGRAVSWTIERREELDKMVSEHDLVVSLLPYTYHVNVAQACLKFKKNMVTTSYVSEEMKALHNEAKDAGIIILNEIGVDPGFDHMTAMRIIDKVHSDGGKIKEFYSLCGALAAPEEADNPFRYKFSWSPRGVITAGNNGAKFLKKGEVVEIPTENLFKNPLQINFPEVGRMEVYPNRDSLAYIDIYNLPDIETMFRGTFRYPNWCEAMDAIKALGMVSYEKKDFKGRAYCDIVAENINVYPARVKEKVAEKLKLDLLSPAIAAMEWLGLFSRERIQLKEGSTFDLTADLMLKKMMLPDGARDMVIMLHSFLVEKANGKTEIVKSRLLDFATKEDTSIARTVALPAAIAVKMILEGKIKDTGVQIPVAKSIYEPVLNELEKLGIAMVEDWGLPASEQLG, from the coding sequence ATTATCTTCTCGACCACAAATTTGAGCTAACCATTGCGAGCCGGACGAAAGAAAAAGCTGACAAGTTAATTCAAACCAGAAACAACGGGCGCGCAGTATCCTGGACTATTGAGCGCCGGGAAGAGCTGGACAAAATGGTTTCGGAACACGACCTTGTGGTTTCGTTGTTGCCTTATACCTACCATGTAAACGTTGCCCAAGCCTGCCTGAAGTTCAAAAAAAATATGGTTACCACTTCCTATGTTTCGGAAGAAATGAAAGCCCTTCACAACGAGGCAAAAGATGCGGGAATTATCATTTTAAATGAGATCGGCGTAGATCCGGGGTTTGATCACATGACTGCGATGCGAATTATTGACAAAGTTCACAGCGACGGCGGAAAAATCAAAGAATTTTACTCGTTATGTGGTGCACTTGCTGCTCCCGAAGAAGCCGATAATCCTTTTCGATATAAATTTTCATGGTCGCCGCGCGGTGTGATTACGGCCGGAAACAATGGAGCCAAATTTCTTAAAAAAGGAGAAGTTGTTGAAATTCCAACTGAAAATCTTTTTAAAAATCCACTTCAAATTAATTTTCCTGAAGTTGGGAGAATGGAAGTCTACCCCAACCGTGATTCGCTGGCTTATATTGACATATACAATTTACCCGATATTGAAACGATGTTTCGAGGGACATTCCGTTACCCAAACTGGTGCGAAGCAATGGACGCTATAAAAGCACTGGGGATGGTAAGCTACGAAAAAAAGGATTTCAAAGGAAGAGCATATTGCGATATTGTTGCTGAAAATATAAATGTTTACCCGGCGCGCGTAAAGGAAAAGGTTGCAGAAAAATTAAAACTGGATTTGCTCAGTCCGGCAATTGCTGCGATGGAATGGCTGGGACTGTTCAGCAGAGAAAGGATCCAGTTAAAAGAGGGAAGCACATTTGATTTAACCGCCGACCTCATGTTAAAAAAGATGATGCTCCCTGACGGAGCGCGTGACATGGTAATAATGTTGCATTCATTTCTTGTTGAAAAAGCAAATGGAAAAACAGAAATTGTCAAATCGCGTTTACTGGATTTTGCAACCAAAGAGGATACGTCTATTGCCCGGACTGTTGCACTACCCGCAGCGATTGCGGTAAAAATGATATTGGAAGGAAAGATTAAAGACACCGGAGTGCAGATTCCTGTGGCAAAATCAATTTATGAGCCGGTTTTAAACGAACTGGAAAAACTCGGAATTGCGATGGTGGAGGACTGGGGCTTACCTGCATCAGAACAATTGGGATAA
- a CDS encoding carboxymuconolactone decarboxylase family protein, with the protein MKQPLVFPKKGVEDPELQKLIEFYQETLGFCPNSVKTMHHRPRIAYAFIEMNKAVMENKGRVTSVLKRMIAYISSNTAGCRYCQAHAIRAAERYGAKKEQLENIWEFKTHPAFSEAERAALSFAFTSSTVPNSVNDEVAEKLRKYWNEGEIVEITGVIALFGYLNRWNDSMGTELETDANESGEKLLSPKGWTPGKHTY; encoded by the coding sequence ATGAAACAACCACTGGTATTTCCAAAAAAAGGAGTCGAAGATCCTGAACTGCAAAAGTTAATTGAATTTTATCAGGAGACACTGGGCTTTTGTCCGAACAGCGTAAAAACAATGCATCACCGCCCGCGAATTGCCTATGCATTTATAGAAATGAATAAAGCAGTAATGGAAAATAAGGGGCGTGTTACCAGCGTGCTAAAAAGAATGATTGCCTATATCAGCAGCAATACTGCAGGTTGCAGATATTGTCAGGCTCATGCCATCCGGGCTGCAGAACGCTACGGCGCAAAAAAAGAACAATTGGAAAATATATGGGAATTTAAAACCCACCCGGCCTTTTCGGAGGCTGAACGAGCAGCACTCAGTTTTGCTTTTACTTCCTCTACAGTCCCAAATTCTGTAAATGATGAAGTGGCTGAAAAACTCAGAAAATACTGGAATGAGGGTGAAATTGTGGAAATTACCGGTGTAATTGCACTTTTTGGCTACCTCAACCGCTGGAACGATTCAATGGGAACCGAGCTCGAAACAGATGCAAATGAATCAGGGGAAAAACTGCTTTCCCCAAAAGGCTGGACTCCGGGAAAACATACTTATTAG
- a CDS encoding aminoacyl-histidine dipeptidase, whose amino-acid sequence MNKILAQLKPQPLFDYFEQICQVPRPSKKEEKIRQFLLDFANNNSLEAKTDKVGNVLISKPATSGREDAPKVILQTHMDMVCEKNSDKIFDFENDAIEPVLEEGWIKADGTTLGADCGIGIAAQMAVLISKKIKHGPLECLITVDEETGLTGAFSLRPGFMTGSVLLNLDSEDEGEIFIGCAGGIDTLAVFSFKREVIPERFTSLKLSVSGLLGGHSGDDIHKNRGNANKILNRFLWQASGDFELCLAEFNGGNLRNAIAREAFAIVVIPEDEKESFLKSFNKYVKELGFEYERSEPNLKLNAEVSKIPEFVIDKETQYNLLNAINACPHGVLEMSTRMEDMVETSTNLASVKFLEDNRIYITTSQRSELESRKFMVAGMVESVFKLAGAEVEHTDGYPGWTPNPDSKVLKITADSYKKLFGVDPVVRSIHAGLECGLFLKKYPHLDMVSFGPTIKGAHSPDERLNIHTTGKFWDHLVDVLEKI is encoded by the coding sequence ATGAATAAAATACTTGCGCAGTTGAAACCCCAGCCTTTATTTGATTATTTTGAACAAATTTGCCAGGTTCCCCGACCTTCAAAAAAGGAAGAAAAGATAAGGCAATTTTTGCTTGATTTTGCAAACAACAATAGTTTAGAAGCTAAAACCGATAAAGTCGGGAATGTATTAATTTCAAAGCCTGCAACATCAGGAAGAGAAGATGCTCCCAAAGTTATTTTACAAACTCACATGGATATGGTGTGTGAGAAAAATAGCGACAAAATTTTTGATTTTGAAAATGACGCGATAGAACCAGTGTTGGAAGAAGGTTGGATAAAGGCCGACGGAACTACGTTGGGGGCCGACTGTGGAATTGGCATTGCAGCTCAAATGGCGGTTTTAATCTCGAAAAAAATAAAACATGGCCCGCTGGAATGTTTGATCACTGTAGATGAGGAAACCGGACTTACCGGTGCTTTTTCATTAAGACCGGGTTTTATGACAGGTTCTGTGTTGCTTAACCTGGATTCGGAAGATGAAGGAGAGATTTTTATTGGTTGCGCCGGTGGAATCGATACTTTAGCTGTTTTTTCGTTTAAAAGAGAAGTAATTCCTGAAAGATTTACCTCTTTGAAGCTTTCTGTCTCTGGTTTATTGGGCGGTCACTCCGGCGATGATATTCATAAAAACCGTGGAAATGCCAATAAAATTCTGAATCGTTTTTTGTGGCAGGCATCCGGGGATTTCGAACTTTGTTTAGCTGAGTTTAATGGAGGAAACCTGAGAAATGCTATTGCGCGCGAGGCTTTTGCCATAGTTGTCATTCCCGAAGATGAAAAAGAGAGTTTTCTAAAAAGTTTTAATAAATATGTTAAAGAGCTTGGATTTGAATATGAGCGATCTGAACCCAATCTGAAACTGAATGCAGAAGTAAGCAAAATTCCTGAATTTGTTATTGATAAGGAAACACAATATAATTTGCTAAATGCAATAAATGCTTGTCCGCACGGAGTTTTGGAAATGAGTACACGAATGGAGGATATGGTAGAAACTTCTACAAATTTAGCTTCCGTGAAATTTTTAGAGGACAATAGAATCTATATAACAACCAGTCAACGTAGTGAGTTGGAAAGCCGTAAGTTTATGGTAGCCGGGATGGTTGAGTCGGTTTTTAAACTCGCCGGAGCAGAAGTTGAACACACCGATGGCTATCCCGGATGGACGCCAAATCCCGATTCCAAAGTTTTAAAGATAACTGCTGATTCCTATAAAAAGCTGTTTGGAGTAGATCCGGTTGTTCGGTCAATTCACGCCGGTTTGGAATGTGGCTTGTTTTTGAAAAAATACCCACATCTTGATATGGTTTCTTTTGGTCCGACGATAAAGGGCGCTCACTCGCCAGACGAACGCCTGAATATTCACACCACCGGAAAATTTTGGGATCATCTGGTGGATGTATTGGAAAAGATATAA
- a CDS encoding rhamnogalacturonidase, translating into MMRILFKRYFVSGLLILLISVFTIVSCQQKVRDTFPDGTAIPEWFSDTAKIDVTTLGKMYLISDYGAVSDDSTLNTEVIQNLINQISVEGGGVIVIPKGIFRSGALFFKPNTHLHVEEGGMLKGSDDISDYPIQPSRMEGQNLEYFPALINAYNVPGFTITGKGTIDGNGKKYWEAFWQRRKENPQCTNLEVSRPRLVFIWGCDNVYIQDVHLQNTGFWTTHLYQCDYAKIMDVYIFAPRTPIPAPSSDAIDLDVCSNVLVRGCYMSVNDDAIALKGGKGPWADEDPDNGENTNILIEDNTFGFCHSALTCGSESIHNRNILMRNCKVDEVARLIHLKMRPDTPQKYEYITMEDIEGNGVNCIYIRPWTQFFDLKGRETPPVSVSENITFRNIKMEVKSFTNIGITEHDRLQNFIFENVEIEAENPGIDTAVFDGIVLNNVVVNGRLL; encoded by the coding sequence ATGATGAGAATTCTATTTAAAAGATATTTTGTAAGCGGCTTATTAATTCTTCTTATTTCCGTTTTTACAATTGTTTCGTGTCAGCAGAAAGTAAGAGATACTTTTCCGGATGGAACCGCAATTCCTGAATGGTTTTCGGACACTGCAAAAATAGACGTAACAACTCTTGGGAAAATGTATTTAATTTCCGATTACGGAGCTGTATCAGATGATTCTACTTTGAATACAGAGGTCATTCAGAATCTTATCAATCAGATTTCAGTGGAAGGAGGAGGGGTAATTGTTATTCCGAAAGGAATTTTTCGCAGCGGTGCACTTTTTTTCAAACCCAATACACATTTGCATGTTGAAGAGGGCGGAATGTTAAAAGGCTCAGATGATATTTCCGACTATCCGATCCAGCCTTCACGTATGGAAGGACAGAATCTTGAATATTTTCCCGCGTTGATAAACGCATACAATGTTCCCGGTTTTACAATAACCGGTAAAGGTACAATTGACGGAAACGGGAAGAAATATTGGGAAGCTTTCTGGCAACGCCGGAAAGAAAACCCTCAATGTACGAACCTTGAAGTTTCACGCCCGCGACTTGTGTTTATCTGGGGGTGCGACAATGTTTATATTCAGGATGTGCACCTGCAAAATACGGGTTTCTGGACTACGCATCTTTATCAGTGTGATTATGCAAAAATTATGGATGTATACATTTTCGCTCCGCGTACGCCGATACCTGCGCCGAGCTCTGATGCTATTGATTTGGATGTTTGTTCAAACGTTTTGGTGCGAGGTTGCTATATGTCGGTAAACGACGATGCTATTGCACTAAAAGGAGGAAAAGGACCGTGGGCCGACGAAGATCCTGATAATGGAGAAAATACCAATATTCTGATTGAAGATAATACCTTCGGATTTTGCCATTCAGCGCTTACTTGTGGAAGTGAATCCATTCACAACCGAAATATTCTTATGCGCAATTGTAAAGTTGATGAGGTTGCCCGCTTGATTCATTTGAAAATGCGGCCGGATACACCACAGAAATATGAATACATAACAATGGAAGACATAGAAGGAAACGGTGTGAATTGTATTTATATTCGTCCGTGGACCCAGTTTTTTGATTTAAAAGGCCGCGAAACACCACCGGTTTCTGTTTCGGAAAATATAACTTTTCGGAATATTAAAATGGAGGTGAAGAGTTTTACCAATATTGGCATAACGGAACATGATCGTTTGCAAAACTTTATTTTTGAAAACGTGGAGATTGAGGCCGAAAATCCGGGAATTGACACTGCTGTTTTTGATGGGATTGTGTTAAACAATGTGGTGGTTAACGGCAGACTTTTGTAA